One segment of Stomatobaculum sp. F0698 DNA contains the following:
- a CDS encoding LysR family transcriptional regulator, translated as MDTKNLKYFVGVARYGSINQAAKAMYISQPQLSHIIKSIEEEVGFDLFQRTNQGVRLTRNGESFLSHCQIILEEMNSLDRFINQTHRQGSRLVVSMTRFSHTAVCFNDVACRHQDRESLFLRLRETDSMDVVDDVASGYSEIGVLHFSVSESESMLRNFENKRLRFQSIARFKPYVFLSAEHELLRDKEVSELDIRDLLNYGFVRYIGQYEDFFYHIATENGVVDLNDSAKIIYVNDRMEQIRLLAHSNFYTIGIPKYPDEGLHYKVANIPLRASNEHLRFGIITKENKRPTDIEAEFIDEVTTRYRALSDAAEADVK; from the coding sequence TTGGATACAAAAAATCTCAAATATTTCGTGGGTGTTGCCCGCTACGGTTCCATCAATCAGGCCGCAAAGGCCATGTATATTTCCCAACCGCAACTTTCTCACATCATCAAGAGCATAGAAGAGGAAGTCGGCTTTGATTTGTTTCAGCGCACCAATCAGGGCGTGCGCCTCACCAGAAACGGCGAAAGTTTCCTCTCCCACTGCCAAATTATTCTGGAAGAGATGAACAGTCTGGACCGCTTCATCAATCAGACCCACCGCCAGGGCAGTCGCCTTGTGGTCTCGATGACACGTTTCTCGCACACCGCGGTCTGCTTTAACGATGTCGCCTGTCGGCATCAGGACAGGGAGAGCCTCTTCCTGCGCCTCCGCGAGACCGATTCCATGGATGTGGTGGACGATGTGGCCAGCGGCTACTCCGAAATCGGTGTCCTGCATTTCTCCGTCTCCGAGAGCGAGAGCATGCTCCGCAATTTTGAGAACAAGCGGCTTCGCTTTCAGAGCATAGCCCGCTTTAAGCCCTATGTCTTTCTCTCCGCGGAACATGAATTGCTCCGGGATAAAGAGGTCAGCGAACTGGATATCCGCGATCTTTTGAACTACGGCTTTGTGCGCTACATCGGCCAGTACGAGGACTTCTTCTACCACATCGCAACCGAGAACGGTGTTGTGGACCTGAACGACTCTGCGAAAATTATCTACGTGAACGACCGCATGGAACAAATCCGCCTGCTCGCACACTCGAATTTTTACACCATAGGCATCCCGAAGTATCCGGATGAGGGACTGCACTATAAAGTCGCCAACATTCCGCTTCGCGCGAGCAACGAGCACCTGCGTTTCGGAATTATCACAAAAGAAAATAAGCGCCCCACCGACATTGAGGCGGAATTTATCGACGAGGTCACAACGCGCTACCGTGCCCTCTCGGACGCCGCAGAGGCGGATGTAAAGTAA
- a CDS encoding MATE family efflux transporter, with product MQSKSQAPSITTGPITAQLLLFFFPILLGTFFQQLYNTVDTIIVGNFVGTNTALAAVGGATGQLVNLFVGFFIGLSSGCGVIISQYYGAKDHRAVSKSVHTALTFSLLSGVVIMVLGLALTNVSLRAMSLPEEIMPEASAYLRIFFLGMIPNLFYNMGAAVLRAIGDSKRPLYFLILSCLCNIVLDLIFVAYLRLGVSGAALATILSQLASAVMVLFVLLRTKSDVRLIPSQLRLEPFWLKKMIYVGLPAGLQSTMYTVSNIIVQATINSFGTNTIAAVTAYGKMDVIFWMVINAFGIAITTFVGQNYGAGKTDRAFRGFRAALLLSAIGTLLLSGIIWLFGMNFLRFFTKDPDVLAICNRLIHFVVPFFITYIPIEICSGTLRGMGNSWMPMILTMLGVCVLRMFWIFLAVPLHRDILTLMTAYPISWITTSVALSLSLFLTRRRYLSQRSESEKSS from the coding sequence ATGCAGTCCAAAAGTCAGGCACCGTCCATTACGACAGGGCCCATCACCGCGCAACTTCTGCTCTTTTTCTTTCCCATCCTGCTCGGTACCTTCTTTCAACAGCTCTACAATACGGTTGATACCATTATTGTGGGCAACTTTGTCGGCACCAACACCGCGCTCGCCGCGGTCGGCGGTGCGACGGGACAGCTGGTAAATCTCTTTGTCGGTTTCTTTATCGGCCTCTCCTCGGGCTGCGGTGTCATTATCTCGCAGTACTACGGGGCGAAGGATCACAGGGCTGTTTCAAAGAGCGTACACACGGCTCTTACCTTTTCGCTGCTCTCCGGCGTCGTGATTATGGTGCTCGGCCTTGCGCTGACAAACGTTTCGCTCCGCGCGATGTCCCTCCCGGAGGAGATTATGCCGGAAGCCAGTGCGTATCTTCGCATCTTCTTCCTCGGCATGATTCCGAACCTCTTTTACAACATGGGAGCCGCAGTGCTTCGCGCAATCGGCGACTCCAAGCGACCGCTCTACTTTTTGATACTAAGCTGCTTATGTAACATTGTGCTCGACCTTATCTTTGTGGCCTACCTCCGCCTCGGTGTCTCGGGCGCGGCGCTCGCAACCATACTCTCGCAGCTCGCTTCCGCGGTCATGGTACTCTTTGTCCTGCTCCGCACGAAGAGCGACGTGCGCCTCATTCCGAGCCAGCTGCGGCTTGAGCCCTTCTGGCTTAAAAAGATGATTTACGTGGGGCTCCCGGCCGGTCTGCAGAGTACCATGTACACGGTTTCGAATATCATTGTTCAGGCGACCATCAACAGCTTCGGCACCAACACGATTGCCGCAGTCACGGCTTACGGCAAGATGGACGTGATTTTCTGGATGGTCATCAATGCCTTCGGTATTGCCATCACAACCTTTGTCGGACAGAACTACGGCGCGGGAAAGACCGATCGCGCTTTTCGCGGCTTCCGTGCCGCACTCTTACTCTCGGCAATCGGCACCCTGCTGCTCTCCGGCATCATTTGGCTCTTCGGCATGAACTTCCTGCGCTTCTTCACCAAAGACCCGGATGTGCTTGCAATCTGCAATCGTCTGATTCACTTTGTGGTGCCGTTCTTCATCACCTACATCCCGATTGAGATTTGTTCCGGCACGCTCCGCGGTATGGGCAACAGCTGGATGCCGATGATACTCACCATGCTCGGAGTCTGTGTGCTCCGCATGTTCTGGATATTCCTGGCCGTGCCGCTTCACCGCGACATCTTGACCCTCATGACGGCCTATCCGATCAGCTGGATTACAACCTCCGTTGCCCTGAGCCTCAGTCTCTTCCTGACACGCCGCAGATATCTGTCTCAGCGCTCCGAGAGCGAGAAGTCATCGTAA